In the Entelurus aequoreus isolate RoL-2023_Sb linkage group LG16, RoL_Eaeq_v1.1, whole genome shotgun sequence genome, tcctccaggaggaagttgctaatgttgctctggagagggaagtctgggggtctctgctggagctgttgtcccccgcgagccggataagcggttgaagatggatggatggatagtcgaCTGTAAAAATAAGCCATGGCAAGGAATACATCTTTTCCAGCATTTGTTTAACAGGCCTCCTCTGTCTGTTTCAGAGTGGGAAAAGTGTCCTCGCAAACTTCCTCTCAGATGCAACGGAAAATGTGGGAGGTGAATACAGACCCACTCAAGCAGTCAGGTACTTATGttacaaaaccagggaagttggcacgttgtgtaaatggtaaataaaaacaatacaattatttgcaaatccttttcaacttatattcaattgaatagactgcaaagacaatatatttaatgttcacactgagaaacttgatatatttttgcaaataatcattaacttagaatttaatggcagcaacacattgaaaaaaaggcattttcaccactgtgttacatggcctttccttttaacaacactcagtaaacgtttgggaactgaggagacacatttttgaagcttctcaggtggaattctttcccattcttgcttgatgtacagcttaagttgttcaacagtccgggggggtctcccttgtgctattttaggcttcataatgcgccacacattttcaatgggagaccggtctgggctacatgcaggccagtctagtacccgcactctttctaTGAAGCCACTCTGttttaacacatggcttggcattgtcttgctgaaataagcaggggcgtccacaataacgttgcttggatggcaacatatgttgctccaaaagctgtatgtacctttcagcattaatggtgccttcacagatgtgtaagttacccatgcctccgggtggttcttttcctctttggtctggaggacacgacgtccacagtttccaaaaacaatttaaaatttggactcgtcagaccacagaacacttttccactttgcatcagtccatcttagatgagcccagcgaagccggctgcgtttctgggtgttgttgataaatggctttggctttgcatagtagagatttaacttgcacttacgtgtgtaccgcctgagggatcgaaggtcacattGGTTGTCGTCCTTGCTGcctatgtgcagtgatttctgtagattctcggaaccttttgatgatattacggagcgtagatggtgaaatccgtaaattccttgcaatagttcgttgagaaatgttctcaaactgttcgacaatttgctagcacatttgttgacaaaggggtgaccctcgccccatccttgtttgtgaatgactgagcatttcatggaagctgcttttatacccaatcatggcacccacctgttcccaattagcctgttcacctgtgggatgttccagataagtctttgataagcattcctcaattttctcagtcttttttgccacttgtaccagcttttttgaaacattataTTAGATAGTACTTTGTTGATCCCCGAGGGAAATTAGATagatatgttgcaggcatcaaattccaaatgagctaatatttgcaaaaaataacagtttctcagttcgaacgttaagtatcttgtcgttgcagtctattcaattgaatataagttgaaaaggatttgcaaatcattgtattctctttttatgtacaaaatacaaaacgtgccaacttcactggttttgggttttgtaaattgtgGCAATCCTCAATACTAACAGCGGCTTTTTGATGTCAGGAGAGAAAAGATTGCATGATCACATGAATAGTTTTGTTTGCCTCATTTGCTTGCAGGATACTGGAATTTGAATCCCAACTGGAAGGTAGCGGTGACATGAAGTCATGCGAGGTGGAGCTGTGGGACTGTTCCGGAGATTTCAAGTGTGTTCAGTCAcctctttgagacatttgtgatggagggctatataagtcaacgttgactgattgattgacctCTGTCATACACTCAACATTGTCTACATCAGTGATTCCTAACCATTTCCTGCAGCACATTAAAGTGGCGTAAAATATCATATTTGCCGGGAGAAGTGATCCAGTTTTACGTATTGGTCAGAAAATGAATTACTAGCACTAtcaataatgtatctttgttcgAGTTATGCCAGACAGACAATTAAATGTTGTTCCAATCACATGACAGAAGATCCATTACAACTTGTCCACTTTAACAATTCTTCTTGCAGATTTGAGTCTTGCTGGCCTGCGCTCATGAAGGACTGCAGCGGCGTGGTGGTCGTTTTTAATCCCGAAATTCCTAATCATATTAAAGAAATCGAGTCCTGGCACTCCATGTTCATCTCCTCTCAGGGGTTGCAGGAGAGCCAGTGTCTGCTCGTCGCTCACCACAAGCCTGGCAGTACAGCAGAAGAAGGTCGGCTGGCTTTAGGTAATCCTTCTTCAAGCTTCGCACATGATAAAGGAATTTTGCTTTGAGTTCTTGAGCTAACATGTTCATTTTCATGCAGCGTCACAGCTGAGCAGACTTCCACTTATTCACTCTGACGTGGAGGAAGAACCGGAGGACGTGAGGAGAGCTTTCTGCAGCTATTTGGGAAAAGTTGTAAATACACTTTCGGAAAGCCGCGAGAGGGAGGAGATGTCTATCATCACCTAGCAGCATATTCAATCTAACCCAGTATCTAACCACTTTTTAACCAGCGTCATTTATTTATTACCTGTCCAAAAACTGTATGCTTATTGTTTTATGTTCATTCACAGTTTATAAGCCTTGCACAGAAAAATACTAAGTATAAATAAATGTTCAAGATACAGGACTGTACATgcttttaaaaacatttgtttgtATGATTTGCAGTAAACTGTTACGTCTCTGCGGCATGGTAGCGGTAGTTGTGACCCTAAGGTGCGGAGATAGGAGACAACGTGCAGGTAAGAGTATTTAATGAtcaccaaatcaccaaaaatgattcccaggcgcggccaccgctgctgcccactgctcccctcacctcccagggggtgatcaagggtgatgggtcaaatgcagagaataatttcgccacacctagtgtgtgtgtgactgtcattgctactttaactttaactttttaatgttaaaaaatatagtgcagcagggaagttcACGGAAAGCACAAGCAAGCTGTGCATGTAAAGCAAAATGAGCTAAGCAATCAATGAAAGCATACCAACACAAGACAAACGATGTTCCAGCAGCAAGAGGCGGGTAAAGCTGGCATATAAACCctcttgattagtgatcagggaCAGGTAAAGCATGTGTGCATACCATTATATTGGTAAAACATCTGTGCATAGGCCAAATCATTGCAATGTCCCCTCTTCTTGAAACAGCTCTTTTATTGgatcaggtgtacctaatgaaaggGCATGCACTGTAGGTGTCCAAACATTGTTGTTGGCAAAGAGAGACGAGCAAAGGCCTGGCTTTCTTCAATGATGGTGTGTCATGGTGGTTCTACTGCATAA is a window encoding:
- the ift22 gene encoding intraflagellar transport protein 22 homolog isoform X2, with the protein product MKSCEVELWDCSGDFKFESCWPALMKDCSGVVVVFNPEIPNHIKEIESWHSMFISSQGLQESQCLLVAHHKPGSTAEEGRLALASQLSRLPLIHSDVEEEPEDVRRAFCSYLGKVVNTLSESREREEMSIIT
- the ift22 gene encoding intraflagellar transport protein 22 homolog isoform X1, with the translated sequence MIKAKILLIGPNESGKSVLANFLSDATENVGGEYRPTQAVRILEFESQLEGSGDMKSCEVELWDCSGDFKFESCWPALMKDCSGVVVVFNPEIPNHIKEIESWHSMFISSQGLQESQCLLVAHHKPGSTAEEGRLALASQLSRLPLIHSDVEEEPEDVRRAFCSYLGKVVNTLSESREREEMSIIT